From one Synechocystis sp. PCC 6803 substr. PCC-P genomic stretch:
- a CDS encoding DUF29 domain-containing protein: MDSLLYTEDFFTWTQQQADLLSQKRFEQLDLEHLIEEIQDLGNRHYDQLESRLMVLVAHLLKWQVQHWKRTNSWRATIRVQRTSLAKLLRRNPGLKSRLDEAMAESWQEARDLAIAETDLPDDQFPDSCPFTIVEILDSDFWPNT, encoded by the coding sequence ATGGATAGTCTTCTTTATACTGAGGATTTTTTTACTTGGACTCAGCAACAAGCGGATCTTTTGTCTCAAAAACGTTTTGAACAGTTAGATTTGGAGCATTTGATAGAGGAGATTCAAGATTTGGGGAATCGTCACTATGACCAACTTGAATCACGCTTAATGGTTTTAGTCGCCCATCTTTTGAAATGGCAGGTTCAACATTGGAAACGGACTAATAGCTGGCGGGCAACTATCCGAGTTCAGCGAACATCCCTAGCCAAGTTGTTAAGACGGAATCCGGGACTAAAATCCCGTTTGGACGAAGCGATGGCGGAAAGTTGGCAGGAGGCGAGGGATTTGGCCATTGCGGAAACCGATTTACCGGATGATCAATTTCCGGATAGTTGTCCATTCACCATTGTAGAAATTCTAGATTCAGATTTTTGGCCCAATACCTAG
- a CDS encoding DUF4351 domain-containing protein: MEESVGVSLLANVARRVDIIEDRAERNNVAACLQLLAGINFEKSLINLYLREGVMRESVVYQSIVAESMRKGEQQGLERGLKLGLQRGEQRGESPLILRILTRRFGVLPNGLVERVRQLGTIQLESLGEALLDFEQLSEVEDWLGEIGHG; this comes from the coding sequence ATGGAAGAATCCGTCGGAGTCAGTTTACTAGCCAATGTGGCAAGGCGAGTGGATATAATCGAGGACAGGGCTGAACGAAATAATGTAGCTGCCTGTCTTCAGTTATTAGCTGGGATCAATTTTGAAAAGTCTTTGATTAACCTATACCTTAGGGAGGGAGTTATGCGGGAATCGGTGGTTTACCAAAGTATTGTGGCAGAGTCGATGCGGAAAGGCGAACAGCAGGGACTGGAACGAGGTCTGAAGTTAGGACTTCAGCGGGGAGAACAACGGGGGGAATCACCCTTGATCTTGCGGATTTTAACCCGGCGGTTTGGAGTATTGCCTAATGGTCTAGTGGAGCGGGTTCGACAGTTGGGGACGATTCAGTTGGAAAGTTTGGGGGAGGCGTTGCTGGATTTTGAACAATTGTCAGAGGTGGAAGATTGGTTGGGAGAAATCGGCCATGGATAG